Proteins encoded within one genomic window of Diorhabda sublineata isolate icDioSubl1.1 chromosome 1, icDioSubl1.1, whole genome shotgun sequence:
- the LOC130447148 gene encoding deoxynucleotidyltransferase terminal-interacting protein 1 gives MIPPVAPGQTEEKLNMVGWKNTFNMRQISLMNLAASQLSMKNGSKSTIPSYRRAYSITSPTKSLDLLRKNLQNAINKDIDNVLKKYVEKFFQPAINNIRNNLGKDSVGEEHIKDVCKQMLEEAKVMYTASPNSRDSSPYEYSHSEAESEASLTDLRLGRTSPVGHYKRKEGDMEIETVPSFAMMPAVKRHRNKTHHSTDYSSCKLSLKRDGPKWNPDRVRGNTLFIMGARANKVLGYGQTRGRLYVRHPNLVRYSGDQEDKEWLASKNLMPPSGGKAYLMLLEDIKELTESEEYRNSPNLQLHELRGFEVPLFLLIKIKNFIEYVRNERKLLANVDNFDDQNDHTISSTPQSILVDSAPATPSDAALLVESQSELSFKTDFLNMSSDMSNNLTSSVISSILSGHLSNMNGADNSQEF, from the exons ATGATACCCCCTGTTGCTCCTGGGCAAACAGAGGAAAAGTTAAACATGGTTGGATGG AAAAATACATTCAACATGAGACAGATAAGCCTGATGAATCTTGCTGCTAGTCAATTGTCCATGAAAAATGGGTCAAAGTCAACTATCCCATCCTACAGAAGAGCGTACAGTATTACAAGTCCAACTAAATCCTTAGACCTACTACGAAAGAATTTACAAAATGCGATTAATAAGGATATAGATAATGTATTGAAGAAATATGTAGAG aaattttttcaacctgctattaataatataagaaaCAATTTGGGTAAAGATAGTGTAGGGGAGGAACATATAaaagatgtttgtaaacaaatGCTAGAGGAAGCCAAAGTAATGTATACAGCGAGCCCAAATTCCAGAGACAGTTCACCTTATGAATATAGTCACAGTGAAGCAGAATCTGAAGCTAGCCTTACTGATCTTAGACTTGGAAGAACA agTCCTGTTGGTCATTACAAGAGAAAAGAAGGAGATATGGAAATTGAAACAGTACCTTCATTTGCTATGATGCCAGCAGTTAAGAGACATAGAAACAAAACTCATCACTCAACAGACTACAGCAGCTGCAAGTTGTCTTTGAAAAGAGACGGCCCTAAATGGAATCCAGATAGGGTTCGGGGGAATACTTTGTTTATAATGGGCGCCAGAGCTAATAAAGTTTTAGGTTACGGCCAAACTAGAGGACGTTTGTATGTTAGACATCCGAATTTGGTGAG atattCTGGTGATCAAGAAGATAAAGAATGGTTGGCTTCAAAGAACTTGATGCCGCCAAGTGGAGGAAAAGCTTATCTGATGCTCTTAGAAGACATAAAAGAATTGACAGAGAGTGAAGAATACAGAAATAGTCCCAATTTGCAATTACATGAGCTGAGAGGTTTTGAAGTTCctctatttttattgataaaaataaaaaattttattgaatatgtgAGAAATGAGAGAAAATTATTGGCAAATGTTGACAATTTTGATGATCAGAATGATCATACCATTTCTTCTACCCCTCAAAGTATATTAGTCGATTCTGCACCAGCTACACCATCCGATGCTGCATTATTAGTTGAAAGCCAATCTGAATTAtcttttaaaacagattttttgaaTATGTCATCAGATATGAGCAATAATTTAACCAGTTCCGTCATTTCCAGCATTCTCTCTGGCCATTTATCTAACATGAATGGTGCTGATAATTCACAAGAATTTTAA
- the LOC130452490 gene encoding DCN1-like protein 3 translates to MGNCLTCFKEPIQMAPDDSINHKNKEEMTEAQLYPAPSHVPAPTAPPETILSNGNHLSAPPEVTAISRLYPSSRRTYSKSAPIMGTSESKPSESKLISLFEQYKDSCEDCILAEGIEQLCQDLSISPDDFKILVLAWKLNAEQMCCFTRSEFINGLKSIRADSIKSIQIRLPELVSEVENNYEQFKDLYRFTFRFGLDSFSGQRILPTDMAIILWKLVFTIREPPILNRWLNFLETHQIIRGIPKDTWNMFLNFADHVGNDLSCYDDNEAWPSLFDDFVEYENDQANQNISKDIEKESDGFIITKD, encoded by the exons ATGGGCAATTGCCTAACTTGCTTCAAGGAGCCCATTCAGATGGCCCCAGACGACTCAATCAACCACAAAAATAAAGAAG aaatgaCCGAAGCTCAGTTATATCCAGCACCGAGTCATGTACCAGCTCCTACCGCCCCTCCAGAAACAATACTAAGTAATGGCAACCACTTATCTGCACCTCCTGAAGTAACTGCCATTAGCCGTCTTTATCCGTCTAGTCGAAGAACTTATTCTAAATCCGCCCCGATCATGGGTACCTCTGAAAGTAAACCTTCAGAATCAAAGTTAATTAGTCTATTTGAACAATATAAGGATAGTTGTGAAGACTGTATCCTTGCAGAAG GTATAGAACAATTGTGTCAAGACTTATCTATATCTCCTGATGATTTCAAGATACTAGTACTCGCATGGAAACTAAACGCAGAGCAAATGTGCTGTTTCACCCGCTCAGAATTTATAAACGGACTTAAATCAATTCGTGCCGATTCAATAAAGTCAATCCAGATACGTTTACCGGAACTAGTTAGTGAAGTTGAAAATAACTATGAACAGTTCAAAGACTTGTATCGTTTCACTTTCCGTTTTGGACTGGATTCCTTTTCAGGGCAACGAATTTTACCAACGGACATGGCAATTATTTtgtggaaattagtttttacaatAAGGGAACCTCCGATTCTTAATAGGTGGCTTAATTTCTTAGAAACCCACCAAATAATTAGAGGCATACCAAAAGACACATGGAATATGTTTCTTAATTTTGCTGATCATGTAGGCAATGATTTGAGCTGCTATGATGATAACGAAGCTTGGCCAAGTTTATTTGACGACTTTgttgaatatgaaaatgatcAAGCTAATCAGAATATTTCTAAGGACATAGAAAAGGAGTCTGATGGGTTTATCATCACAAAAGATTGA
- the LOC130444444 gene encoding putative uncharacterized protein DDB_G0282133 → MFLRNTIMSNSFYTNFRYCSLTQISNNKKLKRCNMSVIFKDISDRVQLHLKGEYLLANCEITKYLELIASCTSVKYKIKYGTEKLKSILNIIYIRNKIFEKHMTKLPMSSDPKDPFKHLGISQDLQMLGTFEEKSKTTGLPINNNNQTCSFPSDMLTNQNFKSITEEFDKSTDKSELIRQSKCSALNQCTIGGIDTIEENSCFKKNECIYSNQLIPPETEINKSYEVTAVDFNLAEENRSLSRLNNVESVSFCSYLLPGNSSDNYKNDSHLLNNSPNNLQLCFNVCPGNISVLEDTHSDISYRDANPMQYLFNNNKDVSMSSDCLENTQNNDNQLSPEKHFNHSEDIFSYENSVELTQINEMEILDREHQTVQKKDETKRSLIIETSQKFDLNSSNINNVMTLSQNSDKSIQNIRTFYLSSSNNCNNESNSLNTFVPLTTLQDSCDNLCEMMSKFLNIVDDQDIKGNGAKCVDILKRIKNPDNMKKNVEEIGQLDFSDDFENINQSNQEICDLLMRIIDSYEFLVHNKEAFGRLKAEVIECLDPADIDDLDLNTLFDSNAKMIQDISKSFQKQLVIDFRQSNSPRVTYDCLDWRKIQI, encoded by the exons atgtttttaagAAATACTATTATGAGcaattcattttatacaaatttccgGTATTGTTCTTTAACTCAAATATcgaataataagaaattaaaacgATGTAATATGTCAgttatttttaaagatatttccGACAGAGTTCAATTACATTTGAAAGGAGAATATTTATTAGCAAATTGTGAAATCACCAAATATTTGGAACTAATTGCTAGTTGTACATcagttaaatataaaattaaatatggaacagaaaaactgaaatccattctaaatatcatatatatacgtaataaaatattcgaaaaacaTATGACCAAGCTTCCAATGTCTTCAGATCCAAAAGATCCTTTTAAGCACCTTGGAATTTCACAAGATTTACAAATGCTTGGCacttttgaagaaaaatcgaaaacaaCCGGTTTgccaataaataataataaccaaACCTGTTCTTTTCCCAGTGATATGTTgactaatcaaaattttaaaagcaTAACAGAAGAATTTGATAAATCAACAGACAAATCAGAATTGATTCGTCAATCAAAATGTAGTGCATTGAATCAGTGTACTATTGGTGGAATCGAcacaattgaagaaaatagttgttttaaaaaaaatgaatgcaTTTATAGTAATCAGCTTATACCTCCGGaaacagaaattaataaatCCTATGAAGTGACTGCAGTTGATTTTAATTTAGCTGAAGAAAATAGAAGCCTGTCGAGATTAAATAATGTTGAATCAGTTTCATTTTGTTCTTACTTGCTGCCAGGTAATTCTagtgataattataaaaatgattctcATCTATTAAATAACAGTCCGAACAATTTGCAATTGTGCTTTAATGTCTGTCCTGGTAATATATCAGTACTTGAAGATACCCACTCAGATATTTCATACAGAGATGCAAATCCTAtgcaatatttattcaataataacaaGGATGTTTCCATGTCTTCTGATTGTTTggaaaatactcaaaataatgATAACCAACTGTCTCCtgaaaaacatttcaatcaCAGTGAAGATATTTTCAGTTATGAAAACTCTGTCGAATTAACACAAATTAATGAGATGGAAATTTTAGATAGAGAACATCAAACTGTTCAAAAAAAGGATGAGACAAAACGCTCTTTGATAATTGAAACttcacaaaaatttgatttgaatagtTCAAACATAAATAATGTAATGACTTTATCTCAAAATTCAGATAAATCGATACAGAATATCAGAACCTTTTATTTATCAAGTAGcaataattgtaataatgaAAGTAACAGTTTAAATACATTTGTCCCTTTAACAACTCTTCAGGACAGTTGTGATAACCTGTGTGAGATGATGAGCAAGTTTTTGAATATTGTTGATGATCAAGATATCAAAGGAAATGGTGCAAAATGTGTGGACATTCTAAAAAGGATCAAAAATCCagataatatgaagaaaaatgttgagGAGATTGGACAATTAG ATTTTTCAGATGACTTCGAAAACATAAATCAATCGAATCAAGAAATTTGTGATTTATTAATGAGAATAATCGACAGTTATGAATTTCTGGTACATAATAAAGAAGCTTTCGGTAGGTTGAAGGCGGAAGTAATTGAATGTTTGGATCCTGCAGATATTGATGATCTAGATCTAAACACTCTCTTTGACTCTAATGCTAAAATGATTCAAGATATATCAAAGAGTTTTCAGAAGCAGCTGGTAATTGACTTCAGACAATCCAACAGCCCTAGAGTTACATACGATTGTTTAGATTGGAGGAAAATACAAATCTGA